The following proteins are co-located in the Apium graveolens cultivar Ventura chromosome 5, ASM990537v1, whole genome shotgun sequence genome:
- the LOC141659277 gene encoding protein TIME FOR COFFEE-like isoform X3, whose protein sequence is MLLLCRLRRLLMFRLRRKLLVPSGGVMLKPQQRSTTTSKSSPSNNNPEELEIEIAEVLFGLMTQSQAPSKSDCLSKNEFNSNKSSSEAKSRASSPVSNSSSAAPVTAVAPRRKKARQLVDNNLVGSSSTRSSPTMKVEIDQMPRSEVCPLNVERNFGSAAEKGESADSGKSGAEANQHLPKSMKLEASTLTESKEALMEEAGESQDAVSTIKEEVNFIKKDSPIVKLKDDPKVVIVTSMVATSTNVLREAPANENKREKRFQIDLMAAPLQLRSSPERDRAVSFRRDRDGMVFDMEKGETSKAKETIKVGISKEDTMIQSDEKGEKTIIEEVEFQKSLATKERNIDLHFDLEKPSMDTVNNSQNDHVVQLQIQYSKAKPTFKEEQSSTDKSAQSLSLPLPMSVASWPAGIPPKIGYMAPLQGVVSVEGGTMPTAPIQPLFCQPRPKRCATHCHIARNIHCNQQLMKINPFWPAPSGAASMFGTNPASVNVMPPTELSGNSSGRSLNSKQDKGNSLAIFPGNAVKETLSQPASIADAGHGKQQILLHQALPPVPPNNMMHGPAFIFPFNQQQVAVVAASGRPAPAKSPTTSGSLPCTGTPNLTTVTASASSPANASALGFNYSNMPANETQYLVLQNSPYPFPIPAVAPQNFRGHAQPMSLFNGSFYPSQMIHPLQLQQQQAPTSEQQQQIQQTHQSTSSGPTSSQKHLQSQQHHPQGIAINGGGTGNGVLQNFAAPKSRSSQHPQQNQNQHIPPSQARQCESEVSGVDSQSTADSRGSQAPVNVYNQNYSMPIHPKNFALMSSSAASAGAIGVSGNQNEKKQTYHQHPGFKSGPESLPSQMFAMSFSPIVGSTSASGIDLSSMSQNHAILQSLPEATRQSYHQVMQAAATAQAVQQKKNSRLSEDGKIGGVVSINVDEERKVITGKGPASSGGQSISFSRPDFADASESATPKDSASNSVARMLNLAPGSTHMTIGMHLGGSSNSHLHAQLQHQQQLIQMHNQQQQLAANVTARSKTPTSNGIASSEHLTSSSGAGKFPNSISGFPPNFVQSNNNSSPAQSSQRKNSNRTPTSQVQSSLVSSTSSHRNQQQQTRTLQNHTQISFGTNQKPSASQGQQHPNSSQSPSPPVAVGSPTHSSLSKGASSSPRTITAPTNKTGQASISSSQQPKNSTSVPNQKSSPAGGRNVPSVLGNPHSASQSATTKNQIQMQQLQQQQQRHQQQFQQQLSKQTLQQALFFSNPYFQGQAPSSATSNTSAGSGYNLQKRHSEQAQGSTPSSSGMLSACPPATQSNASTTDPAKAAAAAAAVAAAASNMKGGGFSSQGIFHSAQFGIQSANSHQILPVGFSFGHSIPAAVQVKPAEQKQPPEQKQPAA, encoded by the exons ATGCTGCTGCTTTGTCGCCTCCGACGTCTTCTAATGTTTCGATTAAGAAGAAAATTGTTAGTG CCTAGTGGAGGAGTGATGTTGAAACCACAGCAGAGGTCTACCACAACTTCGAAGTCATCGCCTTCGAATAATAATCCGGAGGAGCTGGAAATTGAGATTGCTGAGGTTTTATTTGGACTTATGACTCAATCTCAAGCTCCTTCGAAAAGTGATTGTTTGTCCAAAAATGAGTTTAATAGTAACAAATCTAGCAGTGAAGCTAAATCTAGAGCTTCTTCTCCGGTTTCTAATTCTTCTTCAGCAGCTCCGGTGACCGCGGTTG CTCCAAGGAGGAAGAAGGCACGGCAATTGGTAGATAATAATTTAGTAGGTAGTTCTAGCACACGGAGCAGTCCAACAATGAAGGTAGAGATTGATCAGATGCCGAGGTCTGAAGTTTGTCCTCTGAATGTGGAAAGGAATTTTGGATCTGCAGCTGAGAAAGGTGAATCCGCAGATTCAGGTAAATCTGGTGCTGAAGCTAATCAACATCTTCCCAAGTCTATGAAACTGGAAGCTAGCACGTTGACTGAATCGAAGGAGGCTTTAATGGAAGAAGCTGGGGAAAGCCAAGATGCAGTGTCAACAATTAAGGAAGAGGTTAATTTTATCAAGAAGGATTCACCGATTGTCAAATTAAAAGATGATCCCAAAGTGGTGATAGTGACATCGATGGTGGCGACATCAACTAATGT GTTAAGAGAAGCTCCAGCAAATGAGAATAAAAGGGAAAAACGTTTCCAGATAGATCTGATG GCTGCACCTCTGCAATTAAGATCATCACCGGAAAGGGACAGAGCTGTTAGTTTTAGGCGTGATCGAGATGGGATGGTTTTTGACATG GAGAAGGGAGAGACTAGTAAAGCTAAAGAAACTATCAAAGTGGGAATTAGCAAGGAAGATACAATGATTCAATCTGATGAAAAAGGTGAAAAGACAATAATTGAAGAAGTTGAATTCCAGAAATCACTTGCTACCAAGGAGCGGAACATTGATCTCCACTTTGATTTGGAAAAGCCGAGTATGGATACTGTTAACAACTCTCAAAATGATCATGTTGTGCAATTACAAATACAGTACTCTAAGGCGAAACCTACATTTAAAGAAGAACAATCAAGCACGGACAAAAGTG CTCAATCCTTGTCTTTGCCTCTACCCATGTCTGTTGCTAGCTGGCCTGCCGGAATTCCTCCTAAAATTGG GTACATGGCACCACTACAAGGAGTTGTGTCCGTTGAGGGGGGTACCATGCCTACAGCACCGATTCAG CCTCTTTTCTGTCAACCACGGCCTAAGAGGTGTGCGACACATTGTCATATTGCTAGAAATATCCACTGTAATCAGCAACTCATGAAGATAAATCCTTTCTGGCCAGCACCTTCTGGCGCTGCTTCTATGTTTGGAACCAATCCCGCCAGTGTCAATGTTATGCCCCCTACGGAGCTATCCGGTAACAGTTCCGGAAGGAGTCTGAACTCTAAACAAGACAAGGGAAATAGTCTTGCTATCTTCCCGGGAAACGCTGTAAAAGAAACATTATCCCAACCTGCTAGCATTGCAGATGCTGGACATGGAAAACAACAAATTTTACTTCATCAAGCTTTGCCTCCAGTACCTCCCAATAATATGATG CATGGCCCTGCTTTCATATTCCCTTTCAACCAGCAACAGGTGGCAGTAGTAGCTGCTTCTGGCAGGCCTGCACCTGCAAAATCTCCAACTACCTCAGGGAGTCTACCTTGTACTGGTACACCAAATTTAACCACTGTGACTGCCTCAGCATCATCACCTGCAAATGCAAGTGCATTGGGCTTTAACTACTCAAATATGCCTGCCAATGAAACCCAGTACTTGGTATTACAGAACAGCCCATACCCCTTCCCGATTCCGGCCGTGGCACCGCAAAATTTTAGAGGCCATGCTCAGCCGATGTCATTGTTCAACGGATCTTTTTATCCTTCTCAGATGATCCATCCGTTACAACTCCAGCAACAGCAAGCACCAACCTCTGAGCAACAACAACAAATCCAGCAAACTCATCAGAGCACAAGTAGTGGCCCCACTTCATCACAGAAGCATTTGCAGTCCCAACAGCACCATCCACAAGGAATTGCAATCAATGGTGGTGGAACTGGAAATGGAGTCCTGCAGAACTTCGCTGCCCCCAAAAGTCGTTCATCTCAGCATCCCCAGCAGAATCAGAATCAGCATATACCCCCATCACAAGCAAGGCAGTGTGAAAGTGAGGTGAGTGGTGTGGACAGCCAATCAACTGCTGACAGTCGAGGATCTCAGGCTCCGGTGAATGTATACAATCAGAATTATTCCATGCCCATTCATCCCAAGAATTTTGCTTTGATGAGCTCATCTGCTGCTTCAGCTGGTGCTATTGGTGTCAGTGGGAATCAGAATGAGAAAAAGCAAACATACCACCAACATCCGGGGTTCAAATCAGGGCCGGAATCCCTTCCATCTCAAATGTTTGCTATGTCATTTAGTCCCATTgttggttccacttctgcttctgGAATTGATTTGTCTTCCATGTCACAAAATCACGCCATCCTTCAGAGCTTACCAGAGGCTACAAGGCAAAGCTATCATCAGGTCATGCAGGCTGCAGCAACTGCTCAGGCTGTTCAGCAAAAGAAGAATTCTAGACTGTCAGAAGATGGTAAAATTGGTGGTGTTGTTTCAATTAACGTAGATGAAGAAAGGAAGGTGATAACTGGGAAGGGTCCAGCTTCTAGTGGAGGACAGTCCATTAGTTTCTCTAGACCAGACTTTGCTGATGCATCCGAATCTGCAACACCAAAAGACAGTGCTTCTAACAGCGTAGCTCGAATGCTGAACCTTGCACCTGGTTCTACTCACATGACTATTGGGATGCATTTGGGAGGTAGTTCCAATTCTCACCTTCATGCTCAGTTGCAACATCAGCAACAGTTGATTCAGATGCACAATCAGCAGCAACAACTAGCAGCTAATGTGACAGCTCGTAGTAAGACACCAACAAGTAATGGGATCGCATCGTCTGAGCACTTAACTTCATCATCAGGAGCTGGCAAGTTTCCAAATTCTATATCTGGGTTTCCACCAAATTTTGTTCAAAGCAACAATAACAGTAGCCCAGCGCAATCTTCCCAAAGGAAAAATTCAAACAGAACTCCCACCTCCCAAGTTCAATCATCCCTGGTCTCATCAACATCATCCCACAGAAATCAACAGCAGCAGACCAGAACCTTACAAAACCACACTCAAATATCCTTTGGGACCAATCAGAAACCATCAGCATCTCAAGGGCAGCAGCATCCTAATAGCAGTCAATCCCCATCCCCGCCAGTTGCTGTCGGATCTCCTACTCATTCTTCCCTCTCCAAAGGTGCAAGCTCTAGCCCAAGGACAATTACTGCTCCAACAAACAAGACTGGCCAAGCATCTATATCGTCGTCGCAACAGCCCAAAAATTCAACATCTGTTCCGAACCAAAAGTCCTCTCCGGCAGGTGGAAGAAATGTTCCATCAGTTCTCGGGAACCCTCACAGTGCTTCCCAGAGTGCTACAACTAAAAACCAAATTCAGATGCAGCAActgcaacaacaacagcagcgACATCAACAACAGTTTCAGCAGCAGTTATCGAAGCAAACACTGCAGCAGGCTCTGTTTTTTTCAAATCCTTATTTTCAAGGCCAAGCCCCGAGTTCTGCTACTTCTAATACTTCAGCTGGTAGTGGGTATAATCTTCAAAAAAGGCACTCTGAGCAAGCTCAAGGATCTACTCCAAGTTCTTCTGGAATGTTGTCTGCATGTCCTCCAGCCACACAATCAAATGCCAGCACAACTGATCCTGCAAAAGCGGCAGCTGCAGCTGCGGCCGTGGCAGCAGCTGCCAGCAATATGAAAGGAGGTGGTTTCTCCTCGCAGGGAATTTTCCATTCTGCACAGTTTGGCATACAGTCAGCAAATTCTCATCAAATACTGCCTGTTGGGTTTTCGTTTGGCCACAGCATTCCGGCTGCGGTCCAGGTCAAGCCAGCAGAGCAGAAACAACCACCTGAGCAGAAGCAGCCAGCTG CCTGA